One genomic region from Anabaena sp. PCC 7108 encodes:
- a CDS encoding TVP38/TMEM64 family protein has product MNIQILLQASLNLSDLHPQEIIKNALYWIDGLGTIGAIAFIGIYIIATIAFLPGSILTLGSGVVFGVAWGSVYVFIGATLGATAAFLVGRYLARNWVAKKIADNNKFVAIDKAVSKKGLKIVLLTRLSPIFPFNLLNYALGITGVAFKDYFLGSVGMIPGTIMYVYLGSLAGNIALIGTEAQPTNQTLTWVIKIVGFIATLVVTVYITSVAKKALDEEVL; this is encoded by the coding sequence ATGAATATTCAAATTTTATTACAAGCATCTCTTAATTTATCTGATTTGCATCCACAAGAAATCATCAAAAATGCACTATACTGGATTGATGGACTGGGTACAATCGGAGCAATAGCTTTCATTGGTATTTACATTATTGCTACTATTGCTTTTTTACCAGGCTCAATTCTTACATTAGGATCTGGTGTTGTTTTTGGTGTAGCTTGGGGTTCTGTTTATGTATTTATTGGTGCGACACTCGGTGCTACAGCCGCATTTTTGGTTGGACGTTATCTAGCTAGAAATTGGGTAGCTAAAAAAATTGCAGATAACAATAAATTTGTTGCTATTGATAAAGCAGTGAGTAAAAAAGGCTTAAAAATTGTCTTGCTGACACGACTTTCTCCCATTTTTCCTTTCAACTTATTAAATTATGCCTTAGGAATTACAGGAGTTGCTTTTAAAGACTATTTTCTCGGTTCTGTAGGGATGATTCCGGGAACAATTATGTATGTTTACCTTGGTTCCTTAGCCGGAAATATAGCATTAATTGGTACAGAAGCTCAACCTACAAATCAGACTCTGACATGGGTTATTAAAATTGTGGGTTTTATCGCTACATTAGTTGTCACTGTTTATATTACCAGTGTGGCAAAAAAAGCTTTAGATGAAGAAGTTTTGTAA